In the genome of Solibacillus silvestris, one region contains:
- a CDS encoding 1,4-beta-xylanase has translation MTNPYRKRRGPWIDLTLIGAIGFLGAIIVFLTFLSDDPIFPHSDKTSAKEHTITEEASKFPGIKIVTDRSDNKKMPYTVQYPLTEYEAFNKEITTYIEQSKQYYINMMRLQQETKKLTGDLTITVETFEHEHYYSFVLTNNMILNADEKQTTVETFLIDYETGGLIDIRALLNKDLESLKTFAAHIQSEMLKNPAYKEYILEKELAFATEPKWRLFKHFALKNDSLFIYFNEGEVTKPETGIPVVEIPLSFINPLLASDFQIAMQSENTIIPKSDKGSSKKRIALTFDDGPHPEVTKQILALLEKYNAKATFFMLGSRAQYYPGLVRQVRDSGHEIGNHTWTHPVLTKMSITDIEKEYNSTEEAIIHAIGENSTVFRPPYGAINDDVRNAIPCKSVNWTIDTLDWKYRDSEKLFPMVKEALHNNAIVLMHDIHQSTADGLEPVLAYLQKEGYEFLTVSEILPYH, from the coding sequence ATGACAAACCCTTACAGAAAACGGCGTGGTCCTTGGATTGATTTAACTCTTATTGGTGCTATCGGTTTTTTAGGTGCCATTATCGTTTTTTTAACTTTTTTAAGCGATGATCCGATTTTTCCGCACAGTGACAAAACATCCGCTAAAGAGCATACCATTACGGAGGAAGCATCAAAATTCCCGGGAATAAAAATTGTCACAGATCGTTCAGACAATAAAAAAATGCCTTATACCGTACAATATCCATTAACGGAATATGAAGCTTTTAATAAAGAGATTACGACTTATATAGAACAATCAAAACAATATTACATAAACATGATGCGCCTGCAGCAAGAAACTAAGAAGTTAACAGGCGATCTGACGATTACTGTTGAAACATTCGAGCACGAGCATTATTACTCCTTTGTTTTAACGAATAATATGATTTTAAATGCCGACGAGAAGCAAACAACGGTTGAAACATTTTTAATTGATTATGAAACAGGCGGGCTGATTGATATTCGCGCTCTATTAAATAAGGATTTAGAAAGTCTAAAAACATTTGCAGCACACATCCAATCGGAAATGCTTAAAAATCCGGCGTACAAAGAGTATATATTAGAAAAGGAGCTTGCATTCGCTACAGAGCCGAAATGGCGTTTATTTAAACATTTTGCATTGAAAAATGACTCTCTATTCATTTATTTTAATGAAGGGGAAGTGACAAAACCGGAAACAGGTATACCAGTAGTTGAAATTCCTTTATCATTCATCAACCCGCTTTTAGCATCTGATTTCCAAATAGCAATGCAATCCGAAAATACGATTATTCCTAAAAGTGATAAGGGCTCATCTAAGAAACGGATCGCCCTTACATTTGATGATGGTCCACACCCGGAAGTAACAAAACAGATTTTAGCACTTCTGGAAAAGTACAATGCAAAAGCAACGTTCTTTATGCTTGGCAGCCGAGCACAATATTATCCGGGCTTAGTACGGCAAGTGCGTGATAGCGGTCATGAAATCGGCAATCATACGTGGACACATCCCGTTTTAACGAAAATGTCTATTACTGATATTGAAAAGGAGTACAATTCCACAGAGGAAGCAATTATTCATGCGATCGGTGAAAATTCTACAGTATTCCGTCCTCCTTACGGTGCCATTAACGATGATGTTCGTAACGCAATCCCATGTAAATCTGTCAACTGGACGATTGATACTCTTGACTGGAAATATCGAGATTCTGAAAAGTTGTTCCCGATGGTAAAAGAAGCATTGCATAATAACGCAATTGTGTTAATGCATGACATCCACCAATCTACAGCGGATGGACTGGAGCCAGTCCTTGCCTACTTGCAAAAAGAAGGTTATGAGTTTTTAACGGTTTCTGAGATTTTGCCATATCATTAA